From one Mytilus edulis chromosome 1, xbMytEdul2.2, whole genome shotgun sequence genomic stretch:
- the LOC139487380 gene encoding uncharacterized protein isoform X6 codes for MEGEESTAKDSARSESEAKIKEDEIRTEKEEERKTPEIERKISPENEQNETPERSGSRQSRKDNDSPASGRKSVESRPKSSESIDRPKSTASNTSIGKTRRGKKGVAQDVTHSVTFKITVSVAVPTDDMNAASLAMSVEDDDVPDLKELMKKKKRTFEVSKPQGYFHTEYSVLPGTSPTVTDLVLYGPLFRLFKYPDAARNERTWQEGDLTWVAWTHHQTIDINKDVLLKLFDHTLEMRVWNIKEKLKPTAKNDRLNKPIKLPSNRSGDIENRGVRAKVSKQFKNFNKLQPKKSTDLRPLPTQVSFTNLEMANKKKEEPVAVAAAKSQDDNASDKKSQKSRQGSPTPKTLMGVPSVAIEDGRNSFSRLGRLAGPDAAPGSPKRDSPKRDSPKSKQGSSGKQSRQSGSPTQRQIKSSASLGSSKGGGFVDKELTQMRPRRPKRMDAATREATEHAKQYGVCMIPIKLSRLFSGVRTVTNRLESPVPGVEDCFVTIELSDPLMAKEHIKELNPMIFKISSAKNMPDTPLSYSDLSLRCQPVYCKYKFYKQPEHISVGREHGKNLYWDDINVILAGTIEPSELRQYLNGPAFELEIHDRDRKGEECKPKPALFGDDLEDEKISNVGTVASRRTINNPFVGRNKPWDPYGVAKLDLSELLLGHQYIHLKVPIHNCAVPEILGSGDKVEGKIVGMTGAVDGPVDKPLPAGHYIQAHTMLKVKVEVAYPLVSVGYVSAKIEYPLTIECPFSRIVFMFDYKNTSMLTRLQELVVEINATALELDDMPQHVINAALSTYKLSLEQQRSRDLDIVTGFQLMDGDMHLFILEGMRERAVMSLWDSLPRPENTDVRVLYNSDYSFGERLYGPLDVDLCRVKLHEPLSIIVQQPLLYVRDMVPRPCFEALVKLYEITKLTQMKNVVRNGLFPTADMVISMSKEFGVPLTQEDFEELQPVREKTMEETEVRIEEEPNILRQTSRIWTPIDHLNKDYIDKLASPEKEKTKLDFIKENKEMIKFASDINKAENDMNKVPTVKADVKVAHNYSTHHLNSTELAKEKLRQMLAQNPDTRYTYCQDYHHSMTVVPVNVEALKKQAEVESKARWKTEKGLIYPGFRTMQESNIHPKKPGTPRRDSLREQWIENILHVGLLQPPLNRDKFPWQHRSEDLELYRRPATTFGREPVTIHLAGQKLKQEKLESFKQDYETWKSKIIVKDPRGHFHRCLPETEMNEKGQNQIDKLKGLLKEKPEKLSLKRPGFSLRDIPPLNVVLNPSVDSLSRLEGKPLLPAVPGEGNEKNKGFNPGPFEENSWVMEKNKIPVPDYEHQRFRFKKGQDFNAIHKERALLHRKDIIPLTDSERDNHLFRIPDDPKRFGALPELTLGPENPAQESRTSINQSVVDPMNSQTNMMTNSQAQLETAVQ; via the exons ATGGAAGGGGAAGAATCCACCGCAAAGGATTCAGCGAGGAGTGAAAGTGAGGCAAAGATCAAAGAAGATGAAATAAGAACAGAGAAAGAGGAAGAAAGGAAAACTcctgaaattgaaagaaaaataagtCCTGAAAATGAACAGAATGAAACACCAGAAAGATCGGGTAGCAGGCAAAGTAGAAAGGACAATGATAGTCCTGCATCAGGAAGAAAATCTGTAGAGAGTCGACCCAAAAGTTCGGAAAGTATTGATAGGCCTAAGAGTACCGCAAGTAATACATCAATTGGTAAAACGAGACGAGGGAAGAAAGGTGTGGCCCAAGATGTTACACATAGTGTCACATTTAAAATTACTGTATCTGTAGCAGTACCTACAG ATGATATGAATGCAGCATCTTTGGCTATGAGTG tTGAGGATGATGATGTTCCAGATCTGAAAGAATTAATGAAGAAAAAGAAACGAACTTTTGAAGTCTCCAAACCGCAAGGTTATTTCCATACAGAGTATTCTGTACTTCCTGGAACATCGCCAACGGTTACAGATCTGGTATTGTATGGACCATTGTTTAGACTCTTCAAATATCCAGATGCTGCAAGAAATGAAAGAACTTGGCAGGAAGGAGACCTTACTTGGGTGGCATGGACCCATCA tCAAACtattgatataaataaagatgtattgttaAAGTTATTTGACCATACCCTGGAAATGCGTGTGTGGAACATCAAGGAGAAACTGAAACCTACAGCTAAAAATGATAGACTTAACAAACCTATCAAATTGCCTTCCAATAGATCAG ggGATATAGAGAACAGAGGAGTAAGGGCTAAAGTATCAAAACAGTTCAAGAATTTTAACAAATTACAGCCAAAGAAATCAACAGATTTACGTCCTTTGCCTACACAGGTGTCCTTTACCAATTTAGAAATGGCAAACAAGAAAAAAGAAG aacCAGTAGCAGTAGCAGCTGCCAAGTCTCAGGATGATAATGCATCTGATAAAAAATCTCAGAAGTCTCGTCAAGGTTCTCCTACTCCTAAGACATTGATGGGTGTTCCAAGCGTAGCTATAGAAGATGGAAG gaatTCCTTCAGTAGATTAGGTCGATTAGCTGGACCTGACGCTGCACCAGGATCTCCCAAAAGGGATTCCCCAAAAAGAGATTCTCCCAAGAGTAAACAAGGAAGTTCAGGAAAACAAAGTCGACAGTCAGGATCACCAACTCAGAGACAAATCAAGTCATCAGCATCTTTgg GTTCAAGTAAAGGTGGTGGATTTGTAGATAAGGAACTGACCCAGATGAGACCAAGACGTCCAAAACGTATGGATGCAGCAACAAGGGAGGCAACTGAACATGCCAAGCAATATGGCGTGTGCATGATACCAATCAAATTATCCAGATTATTTTCAG GAGTGAGGACAGTCACAAACAGATTAGAGAGCCCTGTACCTGGAGTAGAAGATTGTTTTGTAACTATAGAACTTAGTGATCCCTTGATGGCAAAAGAACACATAAAAGAACTTAATCCtatgatatttaaaatatcttcAGCTAAAAATATGCCAGATACACCATTATCATATAGTGATCTTAGCTTAAG atgccagcctgtatattgtaaatataagtTCTACAAACAGCCAGAACATATCAGTGTAGGCAGAGAACATGGAAAAAATCTCTATTGGGATGACATAAATGTTATTTTAGCAG GTACAATAGAGCCTTCAGAATTACGGCAATATCTGAATGGACCAGCTTTTGAATTAGAAATACATGATCGTGATAGGAAAGGGGAGGAGTGTAAACCAAAACCAGCATTGTTTGGTGATGACCTTGAGGATGAAAAGATCAGTAATGTTGGCACTGTAGCAA GTCGGAGGACAATAAATAACCCATTTGTAGGTAGAAACAAACCATGGGATCCATATGGTGTTGCCAAGTTAGATTTATCAGAGCTTTTACTAGGGCATCAgtatatacatttaaaagttCCCATACATAATTGTGCAGTGCCTGAAATCTTAGGAAGTGGCGATAAAGTAGAAGGAAAGATCGTTGGAATGACTGGAGCTGTTGATGGACCAG TTGATAAACCATTACCAGCAGGACATTACATTCAAGCACATACCATGCTAAAGGTCAAAGTTGAAGTGGCCTATCCTTTGGTCAGTGTAGGTTATGTGTCAGCCAAAATTGAATACCCACTTACAATAGAG tgtCCCTTCAGTAGGATAGTATTTATGTTTGACTACAAGAACACCAGCATGTTAACCAGGTTACAAGAACTTGTTGTGGAGATCAATGCCACAGCTCTAGAACTAGACGACATGCCTCAACATGTAATAAATGCTGCATTGTCAACTTATAAACTTTCACT AGAACAACAAAGAAGTAGAGATTTAGATATAGTAACAGGTTTCCAGCTTATGGATGGAGACATGCATCTGTTTATACTAGAGGGAATGAGAGAAAGGGCTGTGATGTCACTATGGGACTCCCTTCCTAGACCAGAAAATACAG atgTTCGTGTATTATATAACTCTGACTATAGTTTTGGTGAAAGATTATATGGACCGTTGGATGTTGATCTTTGTAGAGTTAAGCTTCATGAACCCCTGTCTATAATAGTCCAGCAACCGTTATTGTATGTCAGAGACATGGTGCCTAGACCATGTTTTGAAGCTCTAGTCAAATTGTATGAG ATAACAAAGTTAACTCAGATGAAAAATGTTGTGAGGAATGGATTGTTTCCAACAGCTGATATGGTAATATCTATGAGTAAAGAGTTTGGTGTTCCTTTAACACAGGAGGACTTTGAAG AATTACAGCCAGTCAGAGAAAAGACAATGGAGGAAACAGAAGTCAGAATTGAAGAAGAACCAAACATACTGAGGCAGACGTCACGAATCTGGACTCCTATTGACCACTTGAACAAAGATTATATAGACAAATTGGCGTCACcagaaaaagaaaagacaaaattaGATTTTATTAAGGAAAATAAG gAAATGATTAAGTTTGCCAGTGATATCAACAAAGCTGAGAATGACATGAATAAAGTTCCTACAGTTAAAGCTGATGTCAAGGTGGCACATAATTATAGCACACATCATCTCAATTCAACAGAACTTGCTAAAGAAAAGCTCAGACAAATGTTGGCTCAG AACCCTGACACAAGATATACATACTGCCAAGACTATCATCACTCTATGACAGTAGTACCAGTTAATGTGGAAGCTCTGAAGAAACAAGCAGAGGTGGAGTCAAAGGCTCGATGGAAGACGGAGAAAGGATTGATTTATCCTGGTTTCAGAACAATGCAGGAGAGTAACATACATCCAAAGAAACCAGGAACACCAAGAAGGGACTCTCTACGAGAG caaTGGATTGAAAACATACTTCACGTTGGATTGCTACAACCACCACTTAATAGAGACAAGTTCCCATGGCAACACAGATCAGAAGACCTTGAACTTTATAGGAGACCAGCTACAACATTTGGTAGGGAACCAGTTACAATTCATCTGGCAGGACAAAAACTTAAACAAGAAAAATTAGAAAGTTTTAAACAAGACTATGAAACTTGGAAATCTAAAATAATTGTGAAAGATCCAAGGGGACATTTTCATAGATGTTTACCAGAAACAGAAATGAACGAGAAAGGCCAGAATCAAATCGATAAATTGAAAggtttattaaaagaaaaaccaGAAAAATTAAGTTTGAAGCGACCAGGTTTTTCCTTGAGAGATATACCACCTTTAAATGTTGTTCTCAATCCAAGTGTAGACTCTTTATCCAGACTGGAAGGCAAGCCTTTATTACCTGCTGTTCCAGGAGAAGGAaatgagaaaaacaaaggatTCAATCCAGGACCCTTTGAGGAAAACAGCTGGGTGATggaaaagaataaaataccagtACCAGACTATGAACATCAAAGATTCAGGTTCAAGAAAGGACAGGACTTTAA TGCAATACATAAAGAAAGGGCATTACTTCACAGAAAAGATATCATCCCTTTGACAGATTCTGAGAGAGATAATCATTTGTTTAGGATACCTGACGATCCAAAAAGATTTGGAGCACTGCCAGAATTGACATTGGGACCAGAGAACCCTGCCCAGGAATCAAGAACATCAATTAACCAGTCAGTTGTAGACCCGATGAACTCACAAACGAATATGATGACTAACAGTCAAGCACAATTAGAAACTGCTGTTCAGTAG
- the LOC139487380 gene encoding uncharacterized protein isoform X8, whose translation MEGEESTAKDSARSESEAKIKEDEIRTEKEEERKTPEIERKISPENEQNETPERSGSRQSRKDNDSPASGRKSVESRPKSSESIDRPKSTASNTSIGKTRRGKKGVAQDVTHSVTFKITVSVAVPTVEDDDVPDLKELMKKKKRTFEVSKPQGYFHTEYSVLPGTSPTVTDLVLYGPLFRLFKYPDAARNERTWQEGDLTWVAWTHHQTIDINKDVLLKLFDHTLEMRVWNIKEKLKPTAKNDRLNKPIKLPSNRSGDIENRGVRAKVSKQFKNFNKLQPKKSTDLRPLPTQVSFTNLEMANKKKEEPVAVAAAKSQDDNASDKKSQKSRQGSPTPKTLMGVPSVAIEDGRNSFSRLGRLAGPDAAPGSPKRDSPKRDSPKSKQGSSGKQSRQSGSPTQRQIKSSASLGSSKGGGFVDKELTQMRPRRPKRMDAATREATEHAKQYGVCMIPIKLSRLFSGVRTVTNRLESPVPGVEDCFVTIELSDPLMAKEHIKELNPMIFKISSAKNMPDTPLSYSDLSLRCQPVYCKYKFYKQPEHISVGREHGKNLYWDDINVILAGTIEPSELRQYLNGPAFELEIHDRDRKGEECKPKPALFGDDLEDEKISNVGTVASRRTINNPFVGRNKPWDPYGVAKLDLSELLLGHQYIHLKVPIHNCAVPEILGSGDKVEGKIVGMTGAVDGPVDKPLPAGHYIQAHTMLKVKVEVAYPLVSVGYVSAKIEYPLTIECPFSRIVFMFDYKNTSMLTRLQELVVEINATALELDDMPQHVINAALSTYKLSLEQQRSRDLDIVTGFQLMDGDMHLFILEGMRERAVMSLWDSLPRPENTDVRVLYNSDYSFGERLYGPLDVDLCRVKLHEPLSIIVQQPLLYVRDMVPRPCFEALVKLYEITKLTQMKNVVRNGLFPTADMVISMSKEFGVPLTQEDFEELQPVREKTMEETEVRIEEEPNILRQTSRIWTPIDHLNKDYIDKLASPEKEKTKLDFIKENKEMIKFASDINKAENDMNKVPTVKADVKVAHNYSTHHLNSTELAKEKLRQMLAQNPDTRYTYCQDYHHSMTVVPVNVEALKKQAEVESKARWKTEKGLIYPGFRTMQESNIHPKKPGTPRRDSLREQWIENILHVGLLQPPLNRDKFPWQHRSEDLELYRRPATTFGREPVTIHLAGQKLKQEKLESFKQDYETWKSKIIVKDPRGHFHRCLPETEMNEKGQNQIDKLKGLLKEKPEKLSLKRPGFSLRDIPPLNVVLNPSVDSLSRLEGKPLLPAVPGEGNEKNKGFNPGPFEENSWVMEKNKIPVPDYEHQRFRFKKGQDFNAIHKERALLHRKDIIPLTDSERDNHLFRIPDDPKRFGALPELTLGPENPAQESRTSINQSVVDPMNSQTNMMTNSQAQLETAVQ comes from the exons ATGGAAGGGGAAGAATCCACCGCAAAGGATTCAGCGAGGAGTGAAAGTGAGGCAAAGATCAAAGAAGATGAAATAAGAACAGAGAAAGAGGAAGAAAGGAAAACTcctgaaattgaaagaaaaataagtCCTGAAAATGAACAGAATGAAACACCAGAAAGATCGGGTAGCAGGCAAAGTAGAAAGGACAATGATAGTCCTGCATCAGGAAGAAAATCTGTAGAGAGTCGACCCAAAAGTTCGGAAAGTATTGATAGGCCTAAGAGTACCGCAAGTAATACATCAATTGGTAAAACGAGACGAGGGAAGAAAGGTGTGGCCCAAGATGTTACACATAGTGTCACATTTAAAATTACTGTATCTGTAGCAGTACCTACAG tTGAGGATGATGATGTTCCAGATCTGAAAGAATTAATGAAGAAAAAGAAACGAACTTTTGAAGTCTCCAAACCGCAAGGTTATTTCCATACAGAGTATTCTGTACTTCCTGGAACATCGCCAACGGTTACAGATCTGGTATTGTATGGACCATTGTTTAGACTCTTCAAATATCCAGATGCTGCAAGAAATGAAAGAACTTGGCAGGAAGGAGACCTTACTTGGGTGGCATGGACCCATCA tCAAACtattgatataaataaagatgtattgttaAAGTTATTTGACCATACCCTGGAAATGCGTGTGTGGAACATCAAGGAGAAACTGAAACCTACAGCTAAAAATGATAGACTTAACAAACCTATCAAATTGCCTTCCAATAGATCAG ggGATATAGAGAACAGAGGAGTAAGGGCTAAAGTATCAAAACAGTTCAAGAATTTTAACAAATTACAGCCAAAGAAATCAACAGATTTACGTCCTTTGCCTACACAGGTGTCCTTTACCAATTTAGAAATGGCAAACAAGAAAAAAGAAG aacCAGTAGCAGTAGCAGCTGCCAAGTCTCAGGATGATAATGCATCTGATAAAAAATCTCAGAAGTCTCGTCAAGGTTCTCCTACTCCTAAGACATTGATGGGTGTTCCAAGCGTAGCTATAGAAGATGGAAG gaatTCCTTCAGTAGATTAGGTCGATTAGCTGGACCTGACGCTGCACCAGGATCTCCCAAAAGGGATTCCCCAAAAAGAGATTCTCCCAAGAGTAAACAAGGAAGTTCAGGAAAACAAAGTCGACAGTCAGGATCACCAACTCAGAGACAAATCAAGTCATCAGCATCTTTgg GTTCAAGTAAAGGTGGTGGATTTGTAGATAAGGAACTGACCCAGATGAGACCAAGACGTCCAAAACGTATGGATGCAGCAACAAGGGAGGCAACTGAACATGCCAAGCAATATGGCGTGTGCATGATACCAATCAAATTATCCAGATTATTTTCAG GAGTGAGGACAGTCACAAACAGATTAGAGAGCCCTGTACCTGGAGTAGAAGATTGTTTTGTAACTATAGAACTTAGTGATCCCTTGATGGCAAAAGAACACATAAAAGAACTTAATCCtatgatatttaaaatatcttcAGCTAAAAATATGCCAGATACACCATTATCATATAGTGATCTTAGCTTAAG atgccagcctgtatattgtaaatataagtTCTACAAACAGCCAGAACATATCAGTGTAGGCAGAGAACATGGAAAAAATCTCTATTGGGATGACATAAATGTTATTTTAGCAG GTACAATAGAGCCTTCAGAATTACGGCAATATCTGAATGGACCAGCTTTTGAATTAGAAATACATGATCGTGATAGGAAAGGGGAGGAGTGTAAACCAAAACCAGCATTGTTTGGTGATGACCTTGAGGATGAAAAGATCAGTAATGTTGGCACTGTAGCAA GTCGGAGGACAATAAATAACCCATTTGTAGGTAGAAACAAACCATGGGATCCATATGGTGTTGCCAAGTTAGATTTATCAGAGCTTTTACTAGGGCATCAgtatatacatttaaaagttCCCATACATAATTGTGCAGTGCCTGAAATCTTAGGAAGTGGCGATAAAGTAGAAGGAAAGATCGTTGGAATGACTGGAGCTGTTGATGGACCAG TTGATAAACCATTACCAGCAGGACATTACATTCAAGCACATACCATGCTAAAGGTCAAAGTTGAAGTGGCCTATCCTTTGGTCAGTGTAGGTTATGTGTCAGCCAAAATTGAATACCCACTTACAATAGAG tgtCCCTTCAGTAGGATAGTATTTATGTTTGACTACAAGAACACCAGCATGTTAACCAGGTTACAAGAACTTGTTGTGGAGATCAATGCCACAGCTCTAGAACTAGACGACATGCCTCAACATGTAATAAATGCTGCATTGTCAACTTATAAACTTTCACT AGAACAACAAAGAAGTAGAGATTTAGATATAGTAACAGGTTTCCAGCTTATGGATGGAGACATGCATCTGTTTATACTAGAGGGAATGAGAGAAAGGGCTGTGATGTCACTATGGGACTCCCTTCCTAGACCAGAAAATACAG atgTTCGTGTATTATATAACTCTGACTATAGTTTTGGTGAAAGATTATATGGACCGTTGGATGTTGATCTTTGTAGAGTTAAGCTTCATGAACCCCTGTCTATAATAGTCCAGCAACCGTTATTGTATGTCAGAGACATGGTGCCTAGACCATGTTTTGAAGCTCTAGTCAAATTGTATGAG ATAACAAAGTTAACTCAGATGAAAAATGTTGTGAGGAATGGATTGTTTCCAACAGCTGATATGGTAATATCTATGAGTAAAGAGTTTGGTGTTCCTTTAACACAGGAGGACTTTGAAG AATTACAGCCAGTCAGAGAAAAGACAATGGAGGAAACAGAAGTCAGAATTGAAGAAGAACCAAACATACTGAGGCAGACGTCACGAATCTGGACTCCTATTGACCACTTGAACAAAGATTATATAGACAAATTGGCGTCACcagaaaaagaaaagacaaaattaGATTTTATTAAGGAAAATAAG gAAATGATTAAGTTTGCCAGTGATATCAACAAAGCTGAGAATGACATGAATAAAGTTCCTACAGTTAAAGCTGATGTCAAGGTGGCACATAATTATAGCACACATCATCTCAATTCAACAGAACTTGCTAAAGAAAAGCTCAGACAAATGTTGGCTCAG AACCCTGACACAAGATATACATACTGCCAAGACTATCATCACTCTATGACAGTAGTACCAGTTAATGTGGAAGCTCTGAAGAAACAAGCAGAGGTGGAGTCAAAGGCTCGATGGAAGACGGAGAAAGGATTGATTTATCCTGGTTTCAGAACAATGCAGGAGAGTAACATACATCCAAAGAAACCAGGAACACCAAGAAGGGACTCTCTACGAGAG caaTGGATTGAAAACATACTTCACGTTGGATTGCTACAACCACCACTTAATAGAGACAAGTTCCCATGGCAACACAGATCAGAAGACCTTGAACTTTATAGGAGACCAGCTACAACATTTGGTAGGGAACCAGTTACAATTCATCTGGCAGGACAAAAACTTAAACAAGAAAAATTAGAAAGTTTTAAACAAGACTATGAAACTTGGAAATCTAAAATAATTGTGAAAGATCCAAGGGGACATTTTCATAGATGTTTACCAGAAACAGAAATGAACGAGAAAGGCCAGAATCAAATCGATAAATTGAAAggtttattaaaagaaaaaccaGAAAAATTAAGTTTGAAGCGACCAGGTTTTTCCTTGAGAGATATACCACCTTTAAATGTTGTTCTCAATCCAAGTGTAGACTCTTTATCCAGACTGGAAGGCAAGCCTTTATTACCTGCTGTTCCAGGAGAAGGAaatgagaaaaacaaaggatTCAATCCAGGACCCTTTGAGGAAAACAGCTGGGTGATggaaaagaataaaataccagtACCAGACTATGAACATCAAAGATTCAGGTTCAAGAAAGGACAGGACTTTAA TGCAATACATAAAGAAAGGGCATTACTTCACAGAAAAGATATCATCCCTTTGACAGATTCTGAGAGAGATAATCATTTGTTTAGGATACCTGACGATCCAAAAAGATTTGGAGCACTGCCAGAATTGACATTGGGACCAGAGAACCCTGCCCAGGAATCAAGAACATCAATTAACCAGTCAGTTGTAGACCCGATGAACTCACAAACGAATATGATGACTAACAGTCAAGCACAATTAGAAACTGCTGTTCAGTAG